The following are from one region of the Halomonas qaidamensis genome:
- a CDS encoding acetyl-CoA C-acyltransferase encodes MSNATDVVFLSATRTPMGGMMGSLSSMTAPELAAVAIRAAIERAGIEPETVEEGIIGCVLPAGVKQGPARQAMRQAGIPDANGATTINKLCGSGMKATMLAHDLIKAGTGEILLAGGMESMSNAPHVLTKARGGYRLGHGELKDHMFLDGLEDAETGKLMGVFAQDVASERGYTRERLDDFAIASLERAMDATNKGHLAAEMAPVTVTTRQGETLVEHDEQPFQAKLDKIRQLRPAFAKDGTITAANASSISDGASALILASHEAAKRHGVKPLAKMLGHTTHSRHPSEFTIAPVGAIEKLMKKLGWGVNDVDLFEINEAFAVVTLMAMDDLGLPHEKVNVFGGACAQGHPIGSTGSRVIATLIHALRTKGCKRGIASLCIGGGEATAVAVELID; translated from the coding sequence ATGAGTAATGCCACCGACGTTGTATTTTTATCCGCGACCCGCACGCCTATGGGCGGAATGATGGGTAGCCTTTCCAGCATGACCGCCCCAGAGCTTGCAGCCGTTGCAATCCGCGCAGCCATAGAGCGCGCCGGTATCGAGCCAGAGACTGTTGAAGAAGGCATCATCGGCTGTGTACTACCTGCTGGGGTAAAACAAGGACCAGCCCGCCAAGCTATGCGCCAGGCAGGCATTCCCGATGCCAATGGTGCCACCACCATCAATAAACTGTGCGGTTCTGGCATGAAAGCTACCATGCTGGCCCACGATTTGATTAAAGCAGGTACCGGCGAAATCCTGCTCGCGGGTGGCATGGAGTCGATGTCTAATGCCCCTCACGTACTCACTAAAGCACGCGGCGGCTACCGTTTAGGTCATGGTGAACTGAAAGACCACATGTTCCTTGACGGCCTAGAAGATGCCGAAACGGGCAAGTTGATGGGCGTTTTCGCCCAAGATGTTGCGTCAGAACGTGGCTACACCCGCGAACGTCTAGACGATTTTGCCATTGCGTCTTTAGAGCGCGCCATGGACGCCACCAATAAAGGCCACTTAGCGGCTGAAATGGCTCCCGTAACAGTGACTACCCGCCAAGGTGAAACGCTGGTCGAGCATGACGAACAGCCTTTCCAAGCCAAACTGGATAAAATTCGCCAGCTGCGCCCAGCATTTGCCAAAGACGGTACTATTACTGCTGCCAACGCCAGCTCCATTTCTGACGGCGCCTCGGCGCTTATTTTGGCCAGTCATGAAGCCGCTAAACGGCACGGCGTAAAGCCGCTTGCGAAAATGCTTGGCCATACCACCCACTCTCGTCATCCTAGCGAATTCACTATTGCGCCAGTAGGGGCCATTGAAAAGCTGATGAAAAAGCTTGGCTGGGGCGTTAACGACGTTGATCTGTTTGAGATTAACGAAGCGTTTGCTGTCGTCACGTTAATGGCAATGGATGACCTGGGGCTGCCCCACGAGAAAGTCAACGTGTTTGGCGGCGCTTGCGCCCAAGGGCATCCGATTGGTTCGACCGGTTCACGGGTAATTGCAACACTTATTCATGCCCTACGTACCAAAGGCTGCAAACGCGGTATTGCTAGTCTTTGTATTGGTGGCGGCGAAGCCACCGCAGTAGCGGTTGAGCTTATCGACTAA
- a CDS encoding TetR/AcrR family transcriptional regulator, with amino-acid sequence MNASPRRKELTRLAAQLFVQEGFDRTTVRMLAQEMGIKSGSLFHHFKDKQEILAAVIEEGTQNALSIAKAALQKCDDDPEARLHAMARAHLETLFADRNAHVVALFEWRRLDPDASAHLSHLRDAYEALWVDVIDDALAAELIHGDRFLVSRFILGALNWTVRWYDPSGPRTPDDLADELVAMIMAR; translated from the coding sequence ATGAATGCATCTCCTCGCCGCAAGGAATTGACACGTTTAGCCGCTCAGCTATTCGTCCAAGAAGGCTTTGACCGCACCACAGTGCGTATGCTGGCGCAAGAAATGGGCATTAAGTCTGGCAGCCTGTTTCATCACTTTAAAGATAAGCAGGAGATATTGGCTGCGGTGATAGAGGAGGGCACTCAGAATGCGCTTAGCATTGCCAAAGCAGCGCTTCAGAAATGCGACGATGATCCTGAGGCGCGCCTGCATGCTATGGCACGAGCGCATTTGGAAACGCTGTTTGCTGATCGCAATGCCCATGTGGTCGCATTATTTGAATGGCGGCGATTAGATCCTGATGCGAGTGCCCACCTAAGCCACCTGCGGGATGCCTACGAAGCACTCTGGGTAGACGTTATTGACGATGCGCTGGCAGCAGAGCTTATTCACGGTGACCGCTTTCTGGTGTCGCGGTTTATCTTGGGGGCGCTGAACTGGACGGTGCGTTGGTACGACCCCAGCGGGCCGCGAACCCCCGACGATTTAGCCGATGAACTGGTCGCTATGATTATGGCGCGTTAA
- a CDS encoding acyl-CoA dehydrogenase C-terminal domain-containing protein, translated as MPSYQAPLRDMRFVMDEMFDYPSHYAALPNGDDASPDVVNAILEEGARFARDVLLPINQSGDKEGCLLEGGDVKAPKGFKEAYQQYVEGGWPSLAADPEQGGQGLPHSLAMMLSEMICATNLAWGMYPGLSHGAADALRHHGTDEQKETYLTKLVEGVWTGTMCLTEPHCGTDLGLIKTRAVPDESGAYSITGTKIFISAGDHDLAENIVHLVLAKLPDAPEGSKGISLFVVPKFMPDAQGNPGERNGVTCGSLEHKMGIHGNATCVMNFDAATGYLVGTPNKGLACMFTMMNAARLGVGIQGLGLIEASFQNSLSYARDRLQMRALSGAQAPEKPADPIIVHPDVRRMLLTQKAFAEGGRMLVLYTAQMLDIVEHGKPGEEKEQAETLLGLLTPIVKAFLTEVGFECTNEGVQIFGGHGFIKEWGMEQLVRDARITRLYEGTTGIQALDLLGRKVLMSQGESLKVFTKEIHKFCKTEADNPALKEFVEPLAKLNAEWGELTMGVGMKAMQDREEVGAASVDYLMYSGYVTLAYLFARAAKQASVALEGDDKAFYAAKLNTARFYYQRLLPRTKAHAQMIQSGAGSLMAMSSEDFGLGFEI; from the coding sequence ATGCCCAGCTATCAAGCCCCTCTACGTGACATGCGTTTCGTTATGGACGAAATGTTTGACTACCCCAGCCATTACGCTGCGCTACCCAATGGCGATGATGCATCTCCAGACGTTGTGAATGCGATTTTGGAAGAGGGCGCGCGTTTTGCCCGCGACGTGTTGTTGCCGATTAACCAAAGCGGTGACAAAGAGGGGTGTTTGCTTGAGGGTGGTGACGTTAAAGCACCGAAGGGCTTTAAAGAAGCCTATCAGCAATATGTAGAAGGTGGCTGGCCAAGCCTAGCGGCAGACCCGGAACAGGGGGGGCAGGGCTTGCCTCATTCGTTGGCGATGATGCTCTCTGAAATGATTTGCGCAACTAACTTAGCGTGGGGTATGTATCCAGGGCTTTCTCATGGTGCTGCCGATGCGCTTAGGCATCACGGTACCGATGAGCAGAAAGAAACTTACCTTACCAAGCTGGTAGAGGGTGTTTGGACAGGCACGATGTGTCTCACCGAACCACACTGTGGTACTGACCTTGGGTTGATTAAAACACGTGCAGTGCCTGATGAAAGCGGCGCTTATTCAATTACTGGTACCAAAATCTTTATCTCTGCCGGTGACCATGATCTAGCAGAGAACATCGTACACCTTGTGTTGGCTAAACTGCCTGACGCTCCTGAAGGCTCGAAGGGTATTTCTCTATTTGTCGTGCCCAAGTTTATGCCCGATGCTCAAGGTAACCCAGGCGAGCGTAATGGCGTAACGTGCGGTTCGCTTGAGCACAAGATGGGCATCCATGGCAATGCTACCTGCGTGATGAACTTTGACGCTGCAACGGGCTATTTGGTTGGTACGCCCAATAAAGGTTTGGCGTGCATGTTCACTATGATGAACGCAGCGCGCCTTGGGGTAGGTATTCAAGGGCTAGGTTTAATTGAAGCCAGTTTCCAAAACTCGCTGAGTTACGCCCGAGACCGGTTGCAAATGCGTGCGCTTTCTGGAGCCCAGGCCCCTGAGAAGCCAGCAGACCCGATTATTGTGCATCCGGATGTACGCCGTATGCTGCTGACCCAGAAGGCATTCGCCGAGGGTGGCCGCATGTTAGTGCTTTACACCGCTCAGATGCTCGACATTGTTGAGCATGGTAAGCCTGGCGAAGAGAAAGAGCAGGCTGAAACCTTGCTCGGCCTACTAACACCTATTGTGAAAGCGTTTCTCACTGAAGTCGGTTTTGAGTGCACCAATGAAGGCGTGCAGATTTTTGGTGGGCACGGCTTCATTAAAGAGTGGGGGATGGAACAGTTAGTGCGTGATGCGCGTATTACCCGTCTCTATGAGGGTACCACTGGTATTCAGGCGCTAGACCTGCTTGGCCGCAAGGTGTTGATGAGCCAGGGTGAGTCGCTAAAAGTGTTCACCAAAGAAATCCATAAGTTCTGTAAGACGGAAGCTGATAACCCTGCGTTAAAAGAGTTTGTTGAGCCGCTAGCGAAGCTAAACGCTGAGTGGGGCGAGTTGACCATGGGCGTGGGCATGAAAGCGATGCAGGATCGCGAAGAGGTTGGGGCGGCAAGCGTCGATTACCTAATGTACTCCGGTTATGTCACGTTGGCCTACCTCTTTGCCCGCGCAGCTAAGCAAGCATCGGTGGCATTAGAGGGTGATGACAAAGCGTTTTATGCCGCTAAATTGAACACTGCCCGCTTTTACTATCAGCGCTTGCTGCCGCGTACAAAGGCTCACGCGCAAATGATCCAGTCCGGTGCGGGAAGTCTTATGGCGATGTCGAGTGAAGACTTTGGCTTAGGATTTGAAATTTAG
- a CDS encoding SDR family NAD(P)-dependent oxidoreductase, whose amino-acid sequence MQVKDCTFLITGAASGLGAATAERLVAAGGKVVLCDMNNSVVDHAKRLGDRAKACMADITSADEMQQAIDEAVAMGGESGLSGVIHCAGVVSVAKLVDRNGNPADLESYAKTININLIGTFNVMRLAAAAMAKNAPNESGERGVIINTASIAAFDGQVGQCAYSASKAGVVGMSLPAARELSRHAIRVMAIAPGVFETPMMSEIPDEAAQALAAAVPFPKRLGKPGEFAQLAEHIITNPMLNGEVIRLDGGIRMQ is encoded by the coding sequence ATGCAGGTAAAGGATTGTACGTTTTTAATTACAGGGGCTGCTTCAGGTTTAGGTGCGGCAACTGCAGAGCGTTTAGTGGCTGCCGGTGGGAAGGTTGTACTTTGCGATATGAACAACAGCGTGGTGGATCACGCCAAGCGCTTAGGTGATCGTGCAAAGGCCTGCATGGCTGATATTACTTCTGCTGATGAAATGCAGCAGGCGATTGACGAAGCGGTTGCAATGGGTGGTGAAAGCGGTCTTTCTGGCGTTATTCACTGTGCTGGCGTGGTAAGTGTAGCCAAGCTTGTGGATCGTAATGGTAATCCTGCAGACCTGGAAAGCTATGCAAAAACGATCAACATCAATCTAATCGGCACGTTTAATGTGATGCGATTAGCGGCCGCAGCCATGGCTAAAAATGCCCCTAATGAAAGCGGCGAGAGGGGCGTAATTATTAATACGGCTTCTATAGCCGCATTCGATGGGCAGGTTGGCCAGTGTGCTTACAGTGCTTCCAAGGCTGGCGTAGTGGGCATGAGTTTGCCTGCGGCTAGAGAGCTTTCTCGTCATGCTATTCGCGTTATGGCGATTGCGCCGGGTGTGTTTGAAACCCCTATGATGAGTGAGATTCCTGATGAAGCGGCCCAAGCGTTAGCGGCTGCGGTGCCTTTTCCCAAGCGATTGGGTAAGCCTGGTGAATTTGCCCAGCTGGCTGAACACATTATCACTAACCCAATGTTGAACGGTGAAGTGATTCGGCTGGATGGAGGCATTCGAATGCAGTAA
- a CDS encoding AMP-binding protein: MTATSASLPTYSTFLESFTVDSMIARLDDHQDGYLNAFEACCGRHVRQGRGDVLALVQEDINGETHTLTYAELDEQSGKLAGWFKTQGLGEGDRIACMLPRSPALLVAVLATWRIGAVYQPLFTAFGPDAVDYRLGRADTKLVITDHANRYKFDGLSQCPPVLAVGGSTSEHPNDHDWQAALTHTSMSEKPPRLAPEKPFLQMFTSGTVGKPKGVAVPLSGMTAFALYMELAVDLRDDDRFWNMADPGWAYGLYYAIAGPLLLGVTTHFCEAGFSAEGALAFMKRHHITNFAAAPTAYRLMKASGLFDDAHQTLELRAASSAGEPLNTEVVTWVEKSLGCPVMDHYGQTETGMTCNNHHSLDHPKHVGAMGVPMPGYRLAILDAEYNELPPGEPGVLAVDIKNSPAHFFQGYTWQEKDPFVNGYYLTGDVVIRNEDGSFQFAGRDDDIITTAGYRVGPTDVENSVMTHPAVAESAAVGQPDEIRGEVIKSYIVLRDGYEASEALADEIRQQVRERLSTHAFPRVIEFVDELPKTPSGKIQRFKLRAQATEQARNDK; this comes from the coding sequence ATGACAGCAACATCAGCCTCATTACCCACCTATTCGACCTTCCTGGAAAGCTTTACGGTTGACAGTATGATTGCCAGGCTAGATGACCATCAAGATGGTTACCTTAATGCCTTTGAAGCATGCTGTGGCCGTCATGTGCGCCAGGGGCGGGGAGATGTGCTTGCGCTGGTACAGGAAGATATCAATGGGGAAACGCATACCCTGACTTACGCAGAGCTAGACGAGCAGAGTGGCAAGCTTGCTGGCTGGTTTAAGACGCAGGGGCTTGGCGAGGGCGATCGCATAGCCTGTATGCTGCCGCGCTCACCAGCGCTGCTAGTAGCTGTGCTTGCTACTTGGCGAATTGGTGCGGTCTACCAGCCGTTGTTTACCGCGTTTGGCCCCGATGCGGTGGATTATCGCTTGGGGCGCGCTGATACCAAGCTGGTGATTACTGATCACGCTAACCGCTATAAGTTTGACGGGCTAAGTCAGTGCCCACCTGTTTTGGCGGTAGGTGGTTCTACCAGCGAACACCCTAATGACCATGACTGGCAGGCTGCATTGACGCATACGTCAATGAGCGAAAAGCCACCCCGGCTTGCCCCTGAAAAACCTTTTCTTCAGATGTTTACCTCAGGCACAGTGGGCAAGCCAAAAGGCGTGGCAGTGCCGCTTTCCGGGATGACAGCGTTTGCTCTCTATATGGAGCTGGCAGTCGATCTTCGTGACGATGACCGCTTTTGGAATATGGCGGATCCTGGTTGGGCATACGGGCTTTATTATGCGATTGCCGGACCGCTGCTGCTCGGTGTTACCACGCACTTCTGCGAGGCGGGCTTCAGTGCAGAAGGTGCATTGGCGTTTATGAAGCGCCACCATATTACTAATTTCGCGGCAGCTCCTACGGCATACCGTTTAATGAAAGCATCAGGGCTGTTCGATGATGCCCACCAAACGCTTGAGCTTCGCGCGGCAAGCTCAGCAGGCGAGCCGCTCAATACGGAAGTAGTGACCTGGGTGGAGAAGTCGTTGGGTTGTCCGGTCATGGATCACTATGGCCAAACAGAAACCGGCATGACCTGTAATAACCATCACTCCCTTGATCACCCCAAGCATGTAGGCGCTATGGGTGTGCCGATGCCGGGTTACCGTCTAGCCATTTTGGACGCAGAGTATAACGAGCTGCCACCTGGTGAGCCGGGTGTGCTTGCGGTTGACATTAAAAACTCACCAGCCCACTTCTTCCAGGGTTATACCTGGCAAGAAAAAGACCCCTTTGTAAATGGTTACTACCTAACTGGTGATGTGGTTATTCGCAATGAAGACGGCTCATTCCAATTTGCCGGACGTGATGACGACATTATCACCACTGCAGGCTATCGGGTCGGCCCCACGGACGTTGAAAACAGCGTGATGACACACCCAGCGGTTGCAGAGTCTGCGGCGGTTGGGCAGCCGGACGAGATTCGCGGTGAGGTGATTAAATCTTACATCGTGCTGCGTGATGGGTATGAAGCTAGCGAGGCGCTTGCCGATGAAATCCGCCAGCAGGTGCGTGAGCGTCTTTCCACCCATGCGTTCCCTAGGGTAATTGAGTTTGTCGATGAGCTGCCAAAAACGCCTAGTGGTAAAATTCAGCGCTTTAAACTTCGTGCCCAAGCCACTGAGCAAGCACGCAACGACAAATAA
- the rlmM gene encoding 23S rRNA (cytidine(2498)-2'-O)-methyltransferase RlmM, with protein MSETVPTSWLVYCRPGFESDALAEMQHHAKQQEVSCEAAQGEGWASLTRLDDEPINDLHRKAAFKRLIFARQSLAAMPALTLSRDDRLTAILDQVKASRWSFEEIWHETPDTNDGKALAGLIKALTKPLQSMLKKRGALRGKAGARRLHIFWTDGDRVQLGMSFPDNRSELLNGIRRLRFPSRAPSRSTLKLEEAWHEFIPREEWDTRLSAHMQAADLGAAPGGWTWQLVQRGMYVYAIDNGPMDKQLMATGQIDHLKEDGFVWEPPQRMDWLVCDIVDKPVRVLAMVERWLTRKWCREAIFNLKLPMKKRWDEVTRCINTLEEALEAAGVRAKITCRHLYHDREEVTVHVRLDH; from the coding sequence GTGAGTGAAACAGTACCCACGTCGTGGCTTGTCTATTGCCGCCCAGGGTTTGAAAGTGACGCACTTGCTGAAATGCAGCACCATGCTAAGCAGCAAGAGGTAAGTTGCGAAGCTGCGCAAGGGGAAGGGTGGGCGAGCTTAACGCGCTTGGATGACGAACCTATTAATGATTTGCATCGTAAAGCGGCATTTAAGCGGCTTATTTTTGCTCGTCAAAGTTTAGCCGCTATGCCAGCTCTAACATTGTCCCGAGACGATCGGCTTACTGCTATTCTAGATCAGGTGAAGGCAAGTCGGTGGAGTTTTGAAGAAATCTGGCATGAAACGCCAGATACTAATGATGGCAAAGCATTAGCGGGCTTAATTAAAGCGCTGACAAAACCATTACAGAGTATGTTAAAAAAACGTGGTGCCCTGCGCGGTAAAGCAGGGGCTCGTCGGCTGCATATTTTCTGGACAGATGGCGATCGTGTTCAACTGGGCATGAGCTTTCCTGATAATCGGAGTGAACTGCTTAATGGTATTCGCCGGTTGCGTTTTCCTTCTCGAGCGCCAAGCCGATCAACGCTGAAGTTAGAAGAGGCATGGCATGAATTTATTCCCCGAGAAGAGTGGGATACGCGGCTTTCCGCCCACATGCAGGCAGCAGATCTAGGAGCCGCCCCAGGTGGCTGGACATGGCAGTTAGTGCAGCGTGGTATGTATGTTTATGCCATTGATAATGGGCCAATGGACAAGCAGCTAATGGCTACAGGGCAGATAGACCATCTTAAAGAAGACGGTTTTGTTTGGGAGCCGCCGCAACGAATGGATTGGCTAGTTTGCGATATCGTCGATAAGCCTGTGCGCGTGTTAGCAATGGTAGAAAGGTGGTTAACTCGCAAATGGTGCCGAGAGGCAATTTTTAATCTAAAGCTACCTATGAAGAAACGCTGGGATGAAGTTACTCGCTGTATTAACACCCTAGAAGAAGCGTTGGAAGCGGCGGGTGTGAGGGCTAAGATCACGTGTCGTCACCTCTACCACGATAGGGAAGAAGTGACGGTGCATGTGAGGCTTGATCACTAA